One Coccinella septempunctata chromosome 8, icCocSept1.1, whole genome shotgun sequence genomic window carries:
- the LOC123318742 gene encoding protein CREG1 translates to MRGLIFLALIPLALTFRISNGPPPFWQKALMARYIIHTTGYVSIATISVQDDIKGYPFATIKSISDGPADNSTGNVYFYMSDMELSQQDIEKDSRCTILASLADVGYCEEKKYDPQDPRCAKAILTGRLVRVSNETSEYDFAKSALLEKHPAMKSWPTDHGFFVSKLDIEQIEVLDFFGGISKVSKEDYFNATPGFSTAENIVFNRIDIIDVQIV, encoded by the exons aTGCGGGGCCTCATTTTCTTGGCTCTTATCCCCTTAGCGCTCACTTTTCGTATTTCCAATGGTCCACCACCATTTTGGCAGAAAGCTCTTATGGCGAGATACATAATTCACACAACAG GTTATGTTTCAATAGCTACAATATCAGTACAGGACGATATCAAAGGCTACCCCTTTGCCACTATAAAATCCATAAGTGACGGTCCTGCAGACAATAGCACAGGCAATGTGTACTTTTATATGTCAGATATGGAGCTTTCACAACAAGACATTGAG AAAGACAGCCGCTGCACGATTTTGGCAAGTTTAGCGGATGTGGGATATTGCGAGGAGAAAAAATACGATCCACAGGATCCGCGATGTGCCAAGGCTATTTTGACGGGTCGTCTAGTCAGG GTCAGCAATGAAACAAGTGAATACGACTTCGCAAAAAGCGCGCTACTGGAGAAACATCCTGCAATGAAAAGTTGGCCCACTG ATCATGGATTTTTTGTGTCGAAATTGGATATAGAACAGATTGAAGTACTGGATTTCTTCGGAGGAATTTCTAAAGTGTCGAAAGAAGACTACTTCAATGCGACTCCTGGTTTCAGCACTGCAGAAAACATAGTTTTCAACAGGATCGACATTATCGATGTTCAAATAGTTTGA